From the genome of Pseudomonas bubulae:
TGCGCAAGCCAGAATCTTGCCGCTGGTGGTGGACGTGCGTGACCGTGTCGCGATGGAGCAGGCCATTGAACATCTGCCTGCGGAATTCAGCAGGTTACGCGGGCTGATCAATAATGCCGGGCTGGCATTAGGCACCGCGCCAGCCCCCGAGTGCTCGCTGGATGACTGGGAGATCATGGTCGACACCAATATCAAGGGCCTGCTGTACAGCACGCGCTTGCTGCTGCCACGGTTGATCGCTCACGGTGCCGGGGCAGGCATCGTCAATCTGGGGTCTATTGCCGGTAACTGGCCGTACCCTGGCAGTCATGTGTATGGCGCGAGCAAAGCCTTTGTGCGGCAGTTCTCATTGAACCTGCGCTGTGACCTGCAGGGTACCGGCGTGCGCGTCACCAACCTTGAACCTGGCCTGTGCGAGAGCGAGTTTTCGCTGGTGCGCTTTGCCGGGGACAAGGCCAAATATGATTCGGTCTACGCCGGCGCCCAGGCGATTCAGCCAGCGGACATAGCCGAAACGATTTTCTGGATTCTCAACCAGCCGGCGCACATCAATATCAACAGCCTTGAGTTG
Proteins encoded in this window:
- a CDS encoding SDR family oxidoreductase — encoded protein: MMPTVFITGATSGFGEACARRFAAAGWSLVLTGRRAERLYALADELCAQARILPLVVDVRDRVAMEQAIEHLPAEFSRLRGLINNAGLALGTAPAPECSLDDWEIMVDTNIKGLLYSTRLLLPRLIAHGAGAGIVNLGSIAGNWPYPGSHVYGASKAFVRQFSLNLRCDLQGTGVRVTNLEPGLCESEFSLVRFAGDKAKYDSVYAGAQAIQPADIAETIFWILNQPAHININSLELMPVSQSWNNFAIERA